The Leptolyngbya sp. 'hensonii' genome window below encodes:
- a CDS encoding DM13 domain-containing protein, producing MMRFPRLLIPGLAAIALVGCLGATSGTPSAESPAAPVSSPSPEQSAPQVAAAPSGSFMAGEHPTQGKVKLVVKNNQRFLEFDRTFKTDSGPDLVVALHRSGNVLQTTKPPAYPLKEGDYVVLAPLQKTSGAQSYAIPSQVNLANYKSVVVWCQKFNATFGAARLSN from the coding sequence ATGATGCGCTTTCCTCGTTTACTAATCCCAGGTCTGGCCGCGATCGCCCTGGTTGGATGTCTTGGAGCAACCTCAGGGACGCCTTCGGCTGAGAGTCCTGCTGCTCCTGTCTCTTCCCCCTCACCCGAACAGTCTGCACCTCAGGTTGCAGCAGCACCTTCTGGGTCATTTATGGCGGGAGAGCATCCCACTCAAGGCAAAGTGAAACTGGTTGTCAAAAACAATCAGCGATTTTTAGAATTTGACCGGACCTTTAAGACGGATTCAGGCCCTGATCTGGTTGTTGCGCTCCATCGATCGGGGAATGTCCTGCAAACGACTAAACCACCAGCCTATCCCTTGAAAGAGGGAGACTACGTGGTTCTGGCCCCTCTGCAGAAAACGAGTGGGGCGCAGAGTTATGCCATTCCCAGTCAGGTCAATCTGGCAAATTACAAATCTGTGGTGGTCTGGTGTCAAAAGTTCAACGCCACCTTTGGGGCTGCTCGGTTAAGCAACTAA
- a CDS encoding glucose 1-dehydrogenase: protein MKLAGKVALVTGSSQGIGQAIAVRLAAEGARVVINYRSNPQGAEETLSKVQTAGGDCHLVEGYCDNDRGYSVGADLGMVDDVRRLIAAGIEHYGQLDILVNNAGIEKHAPFWDVTEKDYEAVLNVNLKGVFFATQSLVQHLRETNRPGKIINISSVHEELPFPNFTAYCASKGGLKMLTRNLSVELAPLGITINNVAPGAIETPINTKLLNDPEKLGALLKNIPLGRLGQPQDVSGLVAFLASPDADYITGSTFFVDGGLTWNYQEQ from the coding sequence ATGAAACTTGCAGGGAAGGTCGCTCTGGTTACGGGGAGTAGCCAGGGGATTGGTCAGGCGATCGCGGTTCGTCTGGCAGCAGAAGGAGCTCGGGTTGTGATTAACTATCGCTCCAATCCTCAAGGAGCGGAAGAAACGCTCTCCAAGGTGCAGACTGCCGGGGGGGATTGCCACCTAGTTGAAGGCTACTGCGATAACGATCGGGGCTATAGCGTGGGCGCAGATCTGGGCATGGTAGACGATGTGCGGCGGTTGATTGCAGCCGGGATTGAACATTACGGCCAGTTAGATATTCTGGTCAATAATGCCGGGATTGAGAAGCATGCGCCTTTTTGGGATGTGACCGAAAAGGATTATGAGGCTGTGCTCAATGTCAACCTGAAGGGGGTGTTCTTTGCAACTCAGTCCCTGGTGCAGCATCTGAGGGAAACCAACCGTCCAGGCAAGATCATCAATATCAGCTCCGTTCACGAAGAACTGCCTTTCCCCAACTTCACAGCCTACTGTGCCAGCAAGGGAGGGTTGAAAATGCTGACCCGCAATCTGTCCGTAGAACTGGCTCCCTTAGGCATCACCATTAACAATGTGGCTCCCGGCGCGATCGAAACTCCGATCAACACCAAACTGTTGAATGACCCTGAGAAACTGGGGGCTCTGCTCAAAAACATTCCCCTGGGTCGGCTTGGTCAGCCGCAGGATGTGTCTGGTCTGGTGGCATTCCTGGCTTCCCCGGATGCAGATTACATCACGGGTTCCACTTTCTTTGTCGATGGAGGTCTGACCTGGAACTATCAAGAACAATGA
- a CDS encoding aquaporin, translating to MMQVLRKHYPEYLMEAAGLGILLMVAGGMAFLLRHPALSIHQFITEPILQRLLTGLVMGLTVISIVYSPWGQQSGAHLNPVVTFTFFRLGKIHPIDAGFYILFQFLGGLTGLLLLNQILRGAIAHPKVHFVVTQPGPSGVFAAFLAEFTIATGMMLMVLFVSNTPRLARYTGLFAGMLFATYITIEAPLSGMSMNPARTFASALSAQSWTDIWIYFTAPLAGMLLAAEVYVRLKGRKAVRCAKLHHLNNKRCIFRCGYRDLTVRNGQFVLSDKLPGS from the coding sequence ATGATGCAAGTTCTCCGCAAACATTACCCGGAATACCTGATGGAAGCGGCGGGGTTAGGCATTTTGTTGATGGTTGCTGGTGGGATGGCATTTCTGTTGAGGCATCCGGCCCTGTCCATCCACCAGTTCATTACTGAGCCGATCCTGCAACGCTTACTCACCGGATTAGTGATGGGGTTGACGGTGATTTCGATCGTGTATTCTCCCTGGGGTCAGCAATCGGGGGCCCATCTGAACCCGGTGGTGACGTTCACATTTTTTCGTCTGGGGAAGATTCATCCGATCGATGCGGGCTTCTACATCCTGTTTCAATTCCTGGGCGGTTTGACCGGTCTGCTCCTGCTTAACCAGATTTTGCGGGGCGCGATCGCCCATCCAAAGGTGCATTTTGTGGTCACACAACCCGGACCATCAGGAGTCTTCGCCGCTTTTCTGGCTGAATTCACGATCGCGACCGGCATGATGCTGATGGTGTTGTTTGTTTCCAATACGCCCAGGCTGGCCCGTTATACGGGGCTATTTGCAGGGATGCTGTTCGCAACCTATATTACGATCGAAGCGCCGCTATCGGGCATGAGTATGAACCCGGCCCGTACCTTTGCCTCTGCGCTTTCGGCTCAAAGCTGGACGGATATCTGGATCTACTTCACGGCTCCCCTGGCAGGGATGCTGTTGGCAGCCGAGGTGTACGTTCGTCTGAAAGGTCGTAAGGCGGTCAGATGCGCCAAGTTGCACCATCTAAACAATAAACGTTGCATTTTTCGCTGTGGCTATCGGGATTTGACGGTCAGAAATGGCCAGTTTGTTCTCAGTGACAAATTACCCGGTTCCTAA
- a CDS encoding 2Fe-2S iron-sulfur cluster-binding protein, protein MLESLAKIQNPLIRSATAAITVCSVMTFAAAITIGIAKPKTDDAFRSGLTASLIGTGVGALFGLVYRQRQGAKTQTGPATQLDGKQPWQDWRNFVVAEKVKESEEITSFYLKPEDGGMIPHFQPGQFLTIKLEIPGQPRPVIRTYSLSDYCNTCMHYRLSIKREPAPKGLDVLPGVASNFMHDQIQVGSVIQAKPPAGKFILDVYKSLPVVLISNGVGITPMISMAKACARMNPDRPLWFLHGARDGRFHAFREEVQAIAQQNPTLQVHYCYSRPRPEDAGHYQSEGYVDVALLQKLVTPNAEFFLCGSPPFMQSLRDGLKAWGVPEEQVFFEAFTKAPAAASPPAIEPQGASAEVVFAQSGQTLTWRESDGTLLEFAEANNINPPYSCRAGICGTCICKLQAGEVTYREAPTAAIEAGSVLICISQPKSERVVLDI, encoded by the coding sequence GTGCTTGAAAGTCTGGCCAAAATTCAAAATCCCCTGATCAGGAGTGCGACAGCAGCAATCACTGTCTGTTCAGTTATGACCTTTGCTGCCGCAATTACGATCGGGATTGCCAAACCCAAAACCGATGATGCGTTTCGCAGCGGCTTGACGGCTTCTTTGATTGGGACAGGGGTGGGGGCATTGTTTGGGCTGGTGTACCGGCAACGCCAAGGGGCTAAAACCCAGACTGGTCCTGCCACCCAACTGGATGGAAAACAGCCCTGGCAAGATTGGCGCAATTTCGTGGTGGCTGAAAAAGTCAAGGAAAGTGAGGAAATTACCTCCTTCTACCTGAAACCCGAGGATGGGGGAATGATTCCCCATTTTCAACCGGGACAGTTCCTCACGATTAAGCTGGAGATTCCCGGTCAGCCGCGCCCCGTAATTCGCACCTACTCGCTGTCAGACTATTGCAATACCTGCATGCACTATCGGCTTTCGATTAAGCGAGAGCCTGCCCCCAAGGGGCTGGACGTGTTGCCCGGTGTGGCCTCTAACTTCATGCATGATCAGATTCAGGTCGGTTCTGTGATCCAGGCCAAGCCACCGGCAGGGAAGTTTATCCTGGATGTGTATAAGTCGCTTCCAGTCGTATTGATCAGCAATGGGGTTGGGATCACCCCCATGATCAGTATGGCCAAAGCCTGTGCCCGGATGAATCCCGATCGTCCCCTCTGGTTTTTGCATGGAGCCAGGGATGGCCGCTTCCACGCTTTTCGAGAGGAAGTGCAGGCGATCGCTCAACAAAACCCCACTTTGCAGGTTCACTATTGCTACAGTCGTCCTCGGCCAGAGGATGCCGGCCATTACCAGAGCGAAGGATATGTGGATGTCGCCCTGTTGCAAAAACTGGTTACCCCCAATGCGGAGTTTTTCCTGTGTGGCTCGCCGCCTTTTATGCAATCCCTGCGAGATGGACTGAAAGCCTGGGGTGTTCCAGAAGAACAGGTTTTCTTTGAAGCCTTTACCAAGGCTCCAGCGGCTGCCAGCCCACCTGCCATTGAGCCCCAGGGGGCTAGCGCAGAAGTTGTCTTTGCCCAGTCTGGCCAGACCCTGACCTGGCGAGAAAGCGATGGCACCCTGCTGGAGTTCGCAGAAGCCAACAATATCAATCCTCCTTACAGTTGCAGAGCCGGGATTTGTGGGACCTGCATCTGTAAACTCCAGGCGGGGGAGGTGACTTATCGGGAAGCCCCCACGGCTGCGATCGAGGCGGGCTCCGTCCTGATCTGCATCTCCCAACCCAAGAGTGAGCGAGTTGTGCTGGATATTTGA
- a CDS encoding lipase family protein has product MENLNFKPKAFGYHPYNAYFLALVSQLAYEKDGKAVQAKAQSWGIAAEDIQPFDCGGTQAILLADSEKIIVAFRGTEPILADWITDLKIRKTAGPGGNVHRGFYAALACIWADVENAIEQAIDKASQQQRQNPAYTRPTLWFTGHSLGGALATMATAFCKFNEQPIVVNGLYTFGQPRVGSEKFAANFNNLFKAQTFRFVNNNDVVARLPPSLMDYSHVGQLKYFDHEGNFKSDGDLNWWNTFWDRAAGLLEESLNAGPDQINDHSLDEQYIPHLLKHVQQWEVEQKPPSP; this is encoded by the coding sequence ATGGAAAACTTAAATTTTAAGCCGAAAGCTTTTGGTTACCATCCCTATAATGCCTATTTCCTGGCCCTGGTGTCCCAACTGGCCTATGAAAAGGATGGGAAGGCTGTCCAGGCAAAGGCCCAATCCTGGGGAATTGCAGCAGAGGATATCCAACCTTTTGATTGCGGGGGAACGCAGGCCATCCTGCTAGCCGATTCGGAGAAGATTATTGTTGCTTTTCGAGGCACAGAACCTATCCTGGCTGATTGGATCACAGACCTCAAAATCCGCAAAACTGCTGGACCTGGGGGTAACGTCCATCGGGGGTTTTATGCGGCCCTGGCCTGTATCTGGGCGGATGTGGAGAACGCGATCGAGCAGGCCATTGACAAAGCTTCCCAGCAACAGCGGCAAAATCCAGCTTACACCCGACCCACCCTCTGGTTCACGGGTCATAGCCTCGGTGGAGCCCTGGCTACTATGGCCACGGCCTTCTGTAAGTTCAATGAACAGCCGATCGTGGTGAATGGTCTCTATACCTTTGGTCAGCCCAGGGTTGGAAGTGAGAAATTTGCGGCAAACTTCAATAACCTGTTTAAGGCCCAGACATTCCGCTTTGTCAATAACAATGATGTTGTAGCAAGGCTTCCACCCAGCTTGATGGATTATAGCCATGTGGGCCAGTTAAAATACTTCGACCATGAGGGCAACTTCAAGAGTGATGGTGATTTGAACTGGTGGAATACCTTCTGGGATCGGGCTGCCGGGTTACTGGAGGAGAGTCTTAACGCTGGTCCTGATCAAATTAATGATCACAGTCTGGACGAACAGTATATCCCTCATCTGTTGAAGCATGTACAGCAATGGGAAGTAGAACAGAAGCCTCCATCTCCCTAG
- a CDS encoding ABC-F family ATP-binding cassette domain-containing protein, producing MAIFTLRSVKKDFGIKEILRDASFSLNEGDKVGLIGINGSGKSTLLKMIAGLEPIDEGELWTNPGSRVVYLPQQPELDENRTVLEQVFADSGEQMDLVREYEALSDKLAHGHGDTETLMAKLSSLSQRMEAAGAWELETNAKIILSKLGIEDFEARIGALSGGYRKRIALATALLSEPDGLLMDEPTNHLDALSVEWLQSYLNRFRGALLLITHDRYFLDRVTNRILEVDRGDLYTYNGNYAYYLTKKAEAEEVAASSQRKHVGVLRRELEWLKRGPKARSTKQKARIDRIHEMQGQEFKQGQGKVEISTAGRRIGKKVIELTGLCKAYGDRTLIKDFTYYFNPEDRIGIIGSNGAGKSTLLDMITGRVQPDAGTVEIGSTIHIGYFDQHSDDVTMNENQRVIEYLKGVAELVKTAEGEVITASQMLERFLFPPNQQYAPIHKLSGGERRRLFLLRVLMGAPNVLILDEPTNDLDVQTLTVLEDYLEDFNGCVIVVSHDRYFLDRTVDSIFAFEAGGTLRQYPGNYSVYLDYKQAEEEAEAVKGQIARSTVNQPLQNLQPVSELTTASQDSQETAAATSPTSTRIRKLSFKEKREYEQLETQIPAMEAEKETIEKTLYTNPPAGFSEVQKLSERLSELTQAIDTATERWLELADRAG from the coding sequence ATGGCAATTTTTACGCTGCGATCGGTTAAGAAAGACTTTGGGATCAAAGAAATCCTGCGGGATGCCAGCTTCAGCCTGAATGAAGGCGATAAAGTGGGCTTGATTGGCATCAATGGTTCCGGTAAATCAACCCTACTGAAAATGATTGCAGGGTTGGAGCCGATCGACGAAGGAGAACTCTGGACCAATCCCGGCTCTAGAGTGGTTTACCTGCCCCAACAACCGGAGCTGGATGAGAATCGGACCGTCCTCGAGCAGGTCTTTGCAGACAGTGGGGAGCAAATGGATCTGGTGCGGGAGTATGAGGCCCTGTCTGATAAGCTGGCCCATGGCCATGGGGATACGGAGACGCTGATGGCCAAGCTTTCCAGCCTGTCGCAACGAATGGAAGCAGCGGGAGCCTGGGAACTGGAAACCAATGCCAAGATCATTCTCAGCAAGCTGGGAATTGAGGATTTTGAGGCTCGCATTGGCGCTCTGTCCGGGGGGTACCGGAAACGAATTGCCCTGGCCACAGCCCTGCTGTCTGAGCCGGACGGGCTCTTGATGGATGAGCCGACTAACCATCTGGATGCCCTGTCGGTAGAGTGGTTACAGAGTTATCTGAACCGGTTTCGAGGGGCTTTGTTGCTGATTACCCACGATCGCTACTTCCTTGATCGAGTTACCAATCGGATTCTGGAGGTCGATCGGGGAGATCTCTATACCTACAATGGCAACTATGCGTACTACTTGACCAAGAAGGCCGAAGCGGAAGAGGTGGCGGCCAGCAGCCAGCGAAAACATGTCGGGGTCTTGCGGCGGGAACTGGAGTGGCTGAAGCGAGGTCCTAAGGCTCGCAGCACTAAACAAAAAGCCCGCATCGATCGCATCCATGAGATGCAGGGCCAAGAATTCAAGCAGGGCCAAGGCAAAGTTGAGATTTCCACTGCCGGTCGTCGGATTGGCAAGAAGGTGATCGAACTAACGGGTCTCTGCAAGGCTTATGGCGATCGTACCCTGATCAAAGACTTCACTTACTATTTCAATCCAGAAGATCGGATCGGGATTATTGGTAGCAACGGAGCGGGCAAATCCACGTTGCTGGATATGATCACGGGCCGGGTGCAGCCGGATGCAGGCACGGTAGAGATTGGCTCCACCATCCACATCGGCTATTTCGACCAGCATTCGGATGATGTGACGATGAACGAAAACCAGCGGGTGATCGAATATCTGAAGGGCGTGGCGGAACTGGTTAAAACGGCAGAAGGCGAAGTCATTACCGCTTCTCAAATGCTGGAGCGTTTCCTGTTTCCACCCAATCAGCAATATGCTCCCATTCACAAGCTATCGGGGGGAGAACGGCGGCGTCTATTTCTCTTACGGGTGCTGATGGGTGCGCCAAATGTGCTGATCCTGGACGAACCCACCAATGATCTGGATGTGCAAACCCTGACGGTCTTAGAAGATTACCTGGAAGACTTTAACGGCTGTGTGATTGTGGTCTCCCACGATCGTTACTTCCTCGATCGCACGGTAGATAGCATTTTTGCTTTTGAAGCTGGGGGTACCCTGCGTCAGTATCCCGGCAATTACTCGGTCTACCTGGATTACAAGCAGGCGGAGGAGGAAGCTGAGGCAGTCAAGGGGCAAATTGCCCGGTCAACGGTTAATCAGCCACTGCAAAATCTGCAGCCAGTGTCAGAGCTGACCACTGCTTCTCAGGACTCTCAAGAAACTGCTGCTGCCACATCTCCTACTTCCACTAGAATCCGCAAACTTTCTTTCAAAGAAAAGCGGGAGTATGAACAACTGGAGACGCAAATTCCAGCAATGGAAGCGGAGAAAGAAACGATCGAAAAGACTTTGTATACCAATCCACCGGCAGGCTTCAGTGAAGTGCAGAAATTGTCAGAACGCCTGTCGGAACTGACTCAGGCGATCGATACAGCGACGGAACGCTGGTTGGAACTGGCCGATCGGGCAGGTTAA
- a CDS encoding glycosyltransferase family A protein, producing MKLPLITIALCTYNRAESLRKYSMPAIEQVTYPNYEVIVVDDHSPEPVEQVLHDYPTKIEHLSILRNGRNRGLPFSRNRALAHAQGSIIVFMDDDVSPFPDCLDEIAELYINDPDLMFTWGCVYQCHGSHDWNAPTFGTGSLFSLRQVLADYFQFDTNIRYFKTYGCEEHDLARRVQRQGLKIVRAEKARANHYQAPAKDRKWRGLGGDLNFLYEALKTGSVMTYYVCLLKGIIIAIKRIRHGKDFDPTLASHPYKTALETAYLLAVLLRDRKFATAAKWLFYVLLDIPIRASIRGRIEAKQASGLQATLN from the coding sequence ATGAAGCTCCCCCTAATCACGATCGCCCTCTGCACCTATAACCGGGCTGAGAGTTTGCGAAAGTATAGTATGCCTGCGATCGAGCAAGTGACTTATCCGAACTATGAAGTGATTGTGGTGGATGATCATTCCCCAGAACCAGTTGAACAGGTGCTCCATGACTACCCAACCAAAATCGAGCATCTGTCCATCCTGCGCAATGGGAGAAATCGAGGCTTACCGTTTAGCAGAAATCGAGCCCTTGCCCATGCTCAAGGGAGCATTATCGTTTTCATGGACGATGATGTGAGTCCATTCCCGGATTGTCTGGATGAAATTGCCGAGCTATATATTAACGACCCTGACCTGATGTTTACCTGGGGTTGCGTCTACCAATGTCATGGATCCCATGATTGGAATGCCCCCACTTTTGGCACAGGGAGTTTGTTTTCGCTCAGGCAAGTGCTGGCAGATTACTTTCAATTTGATACTAATATTCGGTACTTTAAGACCTATGGTTGCGAGGAGCATGACTTGGCCCGCCGAGTCCAGCGTCAGGGTCTGAAGATTGTTAGAGCTGAAAAGGCCAGGGCCAATCACTATCAGGCTCCGGCTAAAGACCGGAAGTGGCGAGGGTTGGGGGGCGATCTAAACTTCCTGTATGAAGCCTTAAAAACTGGCTCGGTAATGACGTACTATGTCTGTCTTTTGAAGGGAATCATTATTGCCATCAAACGCATCCGGCATGGGAAAGACTTCGATCCAACGCTTGCGTCCCATCCTTACAAAACAGCATTAGAGACAGCTTACTTGCTGGCAGTCTTGCTGAGGGATCGGAAATTTGCCACTGCCGCCAAATGGCTGTTCTATGTTCTGCTGGATATTCCCATACGAGCCTCAATCAGGGGCCGAATAGAAGCGAAACAGGCGAGTGGACTCCAGGCAACGCTAAACTAG
- a CDS encoding glutathione binding-like protein — MIDLYYWPTPNGHKITIFLEEAELGYRIIPVNIGAGDQFKPDFLNIAPNNRMPAIIDDHPADGGTPISIFESGAILLYLAEKTGKFLPTPLRDRKTVLEWLFWQMGGLGPMAGQNHHFAQYAPEKLPYAIDRYVKETNRLYGVLNRQLEGRDYIAGAYSIADMACYPWIVPYERQQQNLEDFPNLKRWFGQMHDRPAVIRAYEKGQPYSKQPTVNEESQKILFGQTAASIQPAGNQ, encoded by the coding sequence ATGATTGACCTCTACTACTGGCCCACTCCCAACGGGCACAAAATCACCATCTTTCTGGAAGAAGCCGAGCTGGGCTATCGGATTATCCCCGTCAATATTGGTGCCGGTGATCAGTTTAAGCCAGATTTTTTGAACATTGCTCCCAACAATCGCATGCCCGCCATCATTGATGATCACCCGGCAGATGGGGGTACCCCTATCTCCATCTTTGAATCGGGCGCAATCCTGCTATATCTGGCCGAGAAAACTGGGAAGTTTTTACCAACGCCGTTGCGTGATCGCAAAACAGTCCTGGAATGGTTATTCTGGCAAATGGGTGGGCTGGGTCCCATGGCCGGACAAAATCACCACTTTGCCCAATACGCGCCTGAGAAGCTGCCCTACGCCATCGATCGCTATGTGAAAGAAACTAATCGGCTCTATGGGGTTCTGAACCGTCAGCTAGAAGGGCGGGACTACATTGCTGGGGCCTATTCCATTGCCGATATGGCCTGCTATCCCTGGATTGTGCCCTACGAACGGCAACAGCAAAATTTGGAGGACTTCCCCAATCTGAAACGTTGGTTTGGGCAGATGCACGATCGACCGGCTGTGATTCGAGCCTATGAAAAGGGGCAGCCCTATAGCAAGCAACCTACCGTTAACGAGGAGAGTCAGAAAATCCTGTTTGGCCAGACAGCCGCATCTATTCAACCAGCAGGAAACCAATAA
- a CDS encoding DUF389 domain-containing protein produces the protein MLRRIPASWAVPVVAIVRRCIRHSQRTIADATKLHQLRTELLEESKLDLNFLILIVGSCIIATLGLLSNSVAVIIGAMIVAPLMLPIRGLAFGALEGDITLFRRGLTSVAVGTVLAVILSWILGSLAGFSTFGSEILARSKPNLLDLGIAISSGSISGYGKVQPKISGSLAGTAIAVALMPPLCVIGLGLSHANGILSLGASLLYLTNLLGIMLSCMVTFFLAGYAPFSQARKALILATILTSILLVPLGLSFIDLVRQSRLEANLKQALLNRTMTFQRVELLKIETNWLVIPPEVRLTVRSSEAVTPKQVTLLEKFIEKSMGQTFTLVFEVNQIEVVRREKMSSSGQQ, from the coding sequence ATGTTGAGAAGAATTCCGGCCAGTTGGGCAGTCCCTGTGGTGGCGATCGTACGACGATGCATTCGGCATTCACAACGTACAATAGCTGATGCAACGAAACTGCATCAACTTCGCACTGAACTCCTGGAAGAATCCAAACTGGATCTCAATTTTCTAATTCTCATTGTTGGATCCTGTATCATTGCTACCCTCGGATTACTCTCTAATAGTGTAGCCGTTATCATCGGAGCCATGATTGTTGCGCCTCTGATGTTACCCATTCGAGGTCTGGCGTTTGGTGCCCTAGAAGGGGATATCACACTCTTCCGACGGGGACTTACTTCAGTTGCAGTGGGAACAGTACTGGCTGTCATCCTCTCCTGGATATTAGGATCATTAGCAGGATTTTCAACCTTTGGCAGTGAAATTTTAGCGCGGTCTAAACCTAATCTCTTAGATCTGGGTATTGCTATCTCATCTGGCAGCATCAGTGGCTATGGGAAAGTGCAACCTAAAATTTCTGGTAGTCTGGCAGGAACAGCTATCGCCGTTGCCTTGATGCCTCCCCTATGCGTCATTGGTTTGGGGTTATCCCACGCCAATGGCATCCTGAGCTTGGGCGCATCATTACTCTACTTGACTAACCTGTTGGGAATTATGCTCTCTTGCATGGTGACCTTCTTCCTGGCAGGCTATGCGCCATTTTCCCAGGCCCGGAAAGCATTGATATTGGCAACTATTTTGACGAGTATTCTGCTCGTTCCCCTCGGTCTAAGTTTTATTGATCTGGTGAGGCAGAGTCGTCTGGAGGCCAATCTCAAACAAGCATTGCTGAATCGGACGATGACATTTCAGCGTGTAGAACTGCTAAAGATTGAAACAAATTGGTTGGTCATCCCTCCTGAAGTCCGATTAACCGTTCGCAGTTCAGAAGCTGTTACCCCAAAACAAGTAACGCTCCTAGAAAAATTTATAGAAAAATCAATGGGGCAGACCTTTACATTGGTTTTTGAGGTCAATCAGATTGAAGTAGTGCGGCGAGAAAAGATGTCATCCTCTGGCCAACAATGA